From a single Eleginops maclovinus isolate JMC-PN-2008 ecotype Puerto Natales chromosome 18, JC_Emac_rtc_rv5, whole genome shotgun sequence genomic region:
- the LOC134880669 gene encoding proton-coupled zinc antiporter SLC30A1, with translation MRVLHWCMLGVTILLLACEVTISQLCKSLITLVDGFHTLFILLRMALPPLDSSTSPPHASSSSSALPSPPPAESSIESPPASPVGGPPACGVSYTSSRVQPVGSFISALLLTSLCLSYFLEIIGFTLDPHPVQRPLLLVAVGAVSVLHKMLVVWLNWDQLQEEKAGPCRKSETESPLEVNRKVLTAEETKGRAEQGRVLEDGSHIHSAMNDSHNNGALILCNPGTSSVPDTDFQTLQKPEVHLHAAAFQDSSNCGAASSVSHLRVNKCIGHLDNQNASNTSPVFKSTYHTESTLPISKWPVSLLSFVLVLQGLCTSLLALTNSLVVMLIGPQLLHSTGTCGLLVYLDPGLSLLAVIMLIVTALPQVHRYVLLLLQATPPHICVSDLGRRITSVPGVQAVHDLHVWQLTESFTVASVHVHCHAGFPVHRCADLMTGVTKVLQSVGVSCCTVQPEFASCPDSSAGSASPVLHREDPSLPPLLFCSLACGKACAGNMCCSSLDDTRSLLAAAAGETKEEPQTLVIENTFL, from the exons ATGAGGGTGCTACactggtgcatgctgggagtgACCATCCTCCTGCTGGCGTGTGAGGTCACCATCAGTCAGCTGTGCAAGTCCCTTATCACCTTAGTAGATGGTTTCCATACGCTCTTCATCCTCTTGCGCATGGCTCTTCCTCCTTTGGACTCCTCTACATCTCCCCCACatgcttcctcctcttcatcagcacTGCCTTCCCCTCCACCTGCAGAGTCATCCATTGAATCTCCACCTGCGAGCCCGGTTGGTGGGCCTCCGGCCTGTGGTGTGTCCTACACCAGCAGCAGGGTTCAGCCCGTGGGATCTTTCATCTCCGCTCTGCTCCtgacctctctgtgtctctcttacTTCCTGGAAATCATCGGCTTTACTCTGGACCCACACCCAgtgcagcgccccctgctgctggTGGCGGTCGGagctgtcagtgtgctgcatAAGATGCTGGTGGTCTGGCTGAACTGGGatcagctgcaggaggagaaggcaGGGCCCTGCAGGAAGTCCGAGACCGAATCTCCCCTTGAAGTGAACCGCAAAG TCTTGACTGCAGAAGAAACTAAAGGGAGGGCGGAGCAGGGTCGCGTCCTGGAGGACGGTAGCCATATCCACTCTGCCATGAACGACTCGCACAACAACGGGGCGCTTATCCTCTGTAACCCGGGAACCTCCAGCGTCCCTGACACTGACTTTCAAACTTTACAGAAGCCAGAAGTCCACCTGCATGCAGCAGCTTTTCAGGACAGCAGCAACTGTGGAGCTGCCAGCAGTGTTTCACATTTAAGGGTTAACAAGTGCATAGGACATCTTG ACAATCAAAATGCATCTAATACCTCCCCAGTCTTCAAGTCAACATATCACACAGAGAGTACTTTACCAATCAGTAAGTGGCCGGTCAGTCTCCTGTCGTTCGTCCTGGTCCTTCAGGGTCTCTGTACCTCTCTCCTGGCTCTGACCAACAGCCTGGTGGTGATGCTTATCGGCCCACAGTTGCTGCACAGCACTGGGACCTGTGGCCTGCTGGTTTACCTGGATCCTGGCCTCTCCCTGCTCGCTGTGATAATGCTAATTGTCACAGCTCTGCCACAG GTGCACAGGTatgtactgctgctgctacaggCCACACCGCCACACATTTGTGTGTCTGATCTTGGACGGAGAATTACAAGTGTACCCGGGGTGCAGGCTGTGCACGACCTCCACGTGTGGCAGCTAACTGAATCCTTCACGGTGGCCTCTGTCCATGTACATTGCCATGCTGGGTTTCCAGTGCACAG gTGTGCTGACCTGATGACGGGGGTCACTAAGGTGCTGCAGAGTGTAGGAGTGAGCTGCTGCACCGTTCAGCCAGAGTTTGCCTCCTGCCCTGATTCCTCAGCAGGCAGTGCATCGCCCGTCCTCCACAGAGAGGACCCCTCCCTACCTCCTCTTCTGTTCTGCAGCCTCGCCTGTGGAAAGGCCTGCGCTGGGAATATGTGCTGCTCCTCCCTGGACGACACCAGGAGCCtgctggcagcagcagctggagaaaCAAAGGAAGAACCTCAGACTCTGGTCATCGAGAACACCTTCCTCTGA
- the mrpl28 gene encoding 39S ribosomal protein L28, mitochondrial isoform X2, producing MPFHKYSPQIWEALKLKQGIYARLPQHYLKTLEPKDPTPVHWRPLGVQYRANPKTGKKERVQDVPVPVLYPPQSQDGLWGGEGWIRGYRYANNDKMSNRLKKTWKPLLLKREFYSEILDHKFTITVTPRTLDLIDAAFGFDFYILKTSKEDLNSKLGMDLKRAMMLRLLRKDTELYPADPVKREKVYNTYKQFEIPEEEAEWVGLSLVEAVEKQRQLEHKEPEPLFEACVEQLVEELHIQKLSEPHVTEKE from the exons ATGCCTTTTCATAAATACTCCCCCCAAATTTGGGAGGCCCTGAAACTAAAGCAGGGCATCTACGCTCGCCTCCCCCAACACTACCTCAAGACCCTTGAGCCGAAAGATCCCACACCGGTCCATTGGAGACCTCTGGGCGTCCAATACCGAGCCAACCCAAAGACTGGGAAAAAGGAGCGGGTGCAGGATGTACCGGTGCCCGTCTTATACCCTCCACAATCCCAGGATGGCCTGTGGGGAGGAGAGGGCTGGATACGGGGCTACAGATACGCCAACAATGACAAA ATGTCGAATCGACTTAAGAAGACCTGGAAACCACTGCTGTTGAAGAGAGAGTTTTACAGCGAGATCCTCGATCACAAGTTCACCATCACAGTCACACCGCGCACGCTGGACCTCATCGATGCTGCCTTTGGATTTGACTTCTATATCCTCAAA ACATCAAAGGAAGACCTGAACTCAAAGCTGGGCATGGACCTAAAGAGGGCCATGATGCTCCGCCTGTTGCGCAAAGACACAGAGCTCTACCCCGCAGACCCTGTGAAGAGAGAAAAGGTCTACAACACATACAAA CAGTTTGAGATCccagaggaggaggcggagTGGGTCGGTCTGAGTCTGGTCGAGGCCGTGGAGAAACAGAGGCAGCTGGAGCACAAG GAGCCGGAGCCTCTGTTTGAGGCCTGTGTGGAGCAGCtggtggaggagctgcacaTTCAAAAGCTCTCGGAACCACACGTCACAGAGAAGGAGTGA
- the mrpl28 gene encoding 39S ribosomal protein L28, mitochondrial isoform X1: MPFHKYSPQIWEALKLKQGIYARLPQHYLKTLEPKDPTPVHWRPLGVQYRANPKTGKKERVQDVPVPVLYPPQSQDGLWGGEGWIRGYRYANNDKMSNRLKKTWKPLLLKREFYSEILDHKFTITVTPRTLDLIDAAFGFDFYILKTSKEDLNSKLGMDLKRAMMLRLLRKDTELYPADPVKREKVYNTYKQQFEIPEEEAEWVGLSLVEAVEKQRQLEHKEPEPLFEACVEQLVEELHIQKLSEPHVTEKE, from the exons ATGCCTTTTCATAAATACTCCCCCCAAATTTGGGAGGCCCTGAAACTAAAGCAGGGCATCTACGCTCGCCTCCCCCAACACTACCTCAAGACCCTTGAGCCGAAAGATCCCACACCGGTCCATTGGAGACCTCTGGGCGTCCAATACCGAGCCAACCCAAAGACTGGGAAAAAGGAGCGGGTGCAGGATGTACCGGTGCCCGTCTTATACCCTCCACAATCCCAGGATGGCCTGTGGGGAGGAGAGGGCTGGATACGGGGCTACAGATACGCCAACAATGACAAA ATGTCGAATCGACTTAAGAAGACCTGGAAACCACTGCTGTTGAAGAGAGAGTTTTACAGCGAGATCCTCGATCACAAGTTCACCATCACAGTCACACCGCGCACGCTGGACCTCATCGATGCTGCCTTTGGATTTGACTTCTATATCCTCAAA ACATCAAAGGAAGACCTGAACTCAAAGCTGGGCATGGACCTAAAGAGGGCCATGATGCTCCGCCTGTTGCGCAAAGACACAGAGCTCTACCCCGCAGACCCTGTGAAGAGAGAAAAGGTCTACAACACATACAAA CAGCAGTTTGAGATCccagaggaggaggcggagTGGGTCGGTCTGAGTCTGGTCGAGGCCGTGGAGAAACAGAGGCAGCTGGAGCACAAG GAGCCGGAGCCTCTGTTTGAGGCCTGTGTGGAGCAGCtggtggaggagctgcacaTTCAAAAGCTCTCGGAACCACACGTCACAGAGAAGGAGTGA